A single Thermosynechococcus vestitus BP-1 DNA region contains:
- the rdgB gene encoding RdgB/HAM1 family non-canonical purine NTP pyrophosphatase, with protein MPILAQAVLASHNAGKVKEFQGWLQPWIGELVALPAAIEIAETADSFVANACLKAATAAKVMGEWAIADDSGLAVHALQGAPGIYSARYGATDAERIERLLREMADVSDRAAEFICVIALARPDGTIAVTTEGRCAGEILTAPRGQGGFGYDPVFWVPSQQRTFAEMSPVEKQQVSHRGQALQRLREYFQTLNP; from the coding sequence ATGCCCATTCTTGCCCAAGCTGTCTTAGCCAGCCACAATGCAGGCAAAGTTAAAGAGTTTCAAGGGTGGTTACAGCCGTGGATTGGGGAGTTGGTAGCCCTGCCAGCCGCCATTGAGATTGCGGAAACTGCGGATTCCTTTGTGGCCAACGCCTGTTTGAAGGCCGCTACTGCCGCCAAAGTAATGGGAGAGTGGGCGATCGCCGACGATTCGGGGCTAGCAGTTCATGCCCTTCAGGGGGCACCGGGGATCTATTCGGCTCGCTATGGGGCTACGGATGCTGAGCGCATTGAGCGTCTATTGCGGGAAATGGCCGACGTGAGCGATCGCGCCGCTGAATTTATTTGTGTCATTGCCCTAGCACGTCCCGATGGCACGATTGCCGTTACAACTGAGGGACGGTGTGCAGGCGAGATTTTAACCGCTCCCCGGGGTCAGGGGGGGTTTGGCTATGATCCTGTCTTTTGGGTGCCCAGTCAGCAGCGTACCTTTGCCGAGATGAGTCCCGTCGAAAAGCAACAAGTGAGTCATCGCGGTCAGGCTTTGCAGCGGCTGCGGGAGTATTTCCAGACCTTGAATCCGTAG
- a CDS encoding tRNA (cytidine(34)-2'-O)-methyltransferase, which translates to MPAVVLVHPQIPPNTGNIARTCAATQTPLHLIEPLGFELSDRYLKRAGLDYWPYVTLYCHPDWPTFLKTAHRHGRLIAFEPAAQQIYWDFTFAESDWLVFGSEPAGIPADVLATCDVFLKIPMWQPAVRSLNLSVSVAIALMEVYRQLYCSTA; encoded by the coding sequence ATGCCTGCTGTGGTGCTTGTCCATCCCCAAATCCCCCCCAATACGGGTAATATTGCCCGCACCTGTGCGGCCACCCAGACACCGCTGCACCTGATTGAACCCTTGGGGTTTGAACTCAGCGATCGCTACCTCAAGCGCGCCGGTCTAGACTATTGGCCCTACGTCACCTTGTATTGCCACCCCGACTGGCCAACCTTTCTGAAAACGGCCCACCGCCACGGACGCTTAATTGCCTTTGAACCTGCCGCCCAGCAGATTTACTGGGACTTCACCTTTGCTGAGAGTGATTGGCTGGTCTTTGGTAGTGAACCCGCGGGTATTCCTGCGGATGTTTTAGCCACCTGCGATGTCTTCCTCAAAATTCCCATGTGGCAGCCTGCTGTCCGCAGTCTGAACCTCTCGGTATCGGTGGCGATCGCCCTCATGGAAGTTTACCGCCAACTCTATTGCTCAACTGCTTGA
- a CDS encoding NIL domain-containing protein: protein MKKRVTLTFPRRTIQMPVTYRLAKDFNIAANIIRAQVAPNQVGKLVLELAGDIDQMEAALEWLRQQNIEVSLASREIVIDEQACVHCGLCTGVCPTQALTLHPETFQLQFTRSRCIVCEQCVAACPMEAIHTNF from the coding sequence GTGAAAAAGCGAGTTACATTGACATTCCCCAGGCGGACGATTCAAATGCCCGTTACCTACCGCTTGGCCAAGGACTTTAATATCGCTGCCAATATCATCCGTGCCCAAGTGGCACCTAACCAAGTGGGTAAACTGGTTCTAGAATTGGCTGGGGACATTGACCAAATGGAGGCTGCCCTCGAATGGTTGCGGCAGCAGAATATTGAGGTGTCCCTTGCCAGTCGTGAAATTGTCATTGATGAGCAGGCCTGCGTCCACTGTGGCCTCTGTACAGGGGTATGCCCTACTCAGGCACTGACACTCCATCCAGAAACGTTTCAACTCCAATTTACCCGTTCCCGTTGCATTGTCTGTGAGCAGTGTGTTGCCGCGTGTCCGATGGAGGCGATTCACACAAACTTTTGA
- a CDS encoding glycosyltransferase family 2 protein produces the protein MRLKSLPTDGWLLLLGILALLGILLWQLDWRNLLPNLVGFWHEGQAIMRPQGTTLEALLLPAFVWLAITFLLKELSPKPTFWSRLIVSVGIALLGIRYELWRFFGSLNLDDRLNGTISLALFLAELLTVLNSVAFFFHCIFSIDRTPEADRLSQAVIRGEYLPWVDVILPTYNEGVEILRRSVIACQAMDYPHKRIYLLDDTRRPAVRALAKELGCEYRDRPDNRHAKAGNINHALPTLTGELIAVFDADFMPTRNFLTRTVGFFQDAKTAMVQTPQHFFNEDPVTVNLGLEGIVNNEQTLFFRFIQPSRDFFNAVVCCGTCFVIRRSALDEIGGIPTDSITEDYMTTIKLQTRGYRVKYLNEALAAGMSPETISAYINQRLRWGQGTLQMLFLGGNFLTAPNLRLTQRLSHALSIIYWFLSIPRVIFLLAPLAFLLFGIAPLRATVNEILYFYFPYYLGNIMAFSWLTEGRRSAFWSDVYETIIAFPMAITVIRTLISPRGKTFKVTPKGVVDPHRININWPLIRPLMIIAILTIGGLIWRSSPLQETIVNPDSLAVNVVWSIYNLSLLLVCMLVAIDVPQRRHPRFLRSEPCELIVGGDRYRGQTVDISEEGVRIRLNRFPPESLGQSVGELHFLEPSPFINLRLPVQVRWSRTANLGSKSLVLEIGVQFLSLSIAQQRHLINYLYCQPGQWDEVRVPEVKTTWALLQSIFRLYPLAESR, from the coding sequence ATGCGCCTCAAATCGTTGCCAACCGATGGCTGGCTTTTGCTCCTAGGCATTCTAGCCCTCCTAGGAATATTGCTTTGGCAACTGGACTGGCGGAATTTACTACCGAATCTTGTCGGTTTTTGGCATGAGGGACAGGCCATCATGCGCCCCCAAGGAACTACACTTGAAGCATTGCTGTTGCCCGCCTTTGTTTGGCTTGCCATCACATTTTTACTCAAGGAACTCTCCCCCAAACCCACTTTTTGGTCACGGCTTATTGTTAGTGTAGGCATTGCCTTACTGGGAATCCGTTACGAATTGTGGCGCTTCTTTGGCAGCCTCAACCTGGATGATCGCCTCAATGGCACGATCTCCCTTGCCCTCTTTTTGGCGGAACTGCTGACGGTTCTCAATAGTGTGGCCTTTTTCTTTCACTGTATTTTCTCTATTGACCGCACTCCTGAAGCTGATCGCCTGAGCCAAGCAGTGATTCGCGGTGAGTATCTGCCTTGGGTAGATGTGATCTTACCAACCTACAACGAAGGTGTCGAGATTTTGCGCCGCTCCGTGATTGCCTGCCAAGCCATGGACTACCCCCACAAGCGCATTTACCTCCTCGATGATACCCGTCGCCCCGCCGTGCGCGCCCTTGCCAAAGAACTGGGCTGTGAATATCGCGATCGCCCCGACAACCGCCATGCCAAAGCCGGGAACATTAACCATGCTCTGCCCACGCTCACGGGGGAACTGATTGCCGTTTTTGATGCCGACTTCATGCCGACGCGGAACTTCCTCACCCGCACTGTGGGCTTTTTCCAGGATGCCAAAACAGCCATGGTGCAGACGCCGCAGCATTTTTTCAATGAGGATCCGGTCACTGTCAATCTTGGCCTAGAGGGAATTGTCAATAATGAGCAGACGCTCTTCTTTCGCTTTATTCAACCCAGCCGTGACTTCTTCAACGCCGTGGTATGCTGTGGCACTTGTTTTGTGATTCGCCGCAGTGCCCTTGATGAAATTGGTGGCATTCCGACGGACAGTATCACCGAAGACTACATGACAACCATTAAGCTGCAAACCCGCGGCTATCGGGTGAAATACCTCAATGAAGCCCTGGCCGCTGGCATGTCACCGGAGACAATTAGTGCCTACATTAATCAACGATTGCGCTGGGGGCAAGGCACCTTGCAAATGCTTTTTCTGGGGGGGAATTTTCTCACAGCCCCCAATCTGCGACTAACGCAGCGTCTCTCCCATGCCCTCAGTATCATCTACTGGTTTCTTTCCATTCCCCGGGTGATCTTTCTTTTGGCACCCCTGGCCTTTTTGCTCTTTGGTATTGCCCCTTTGCGAGCCACAGTGAACGAGATTCTCTACTTTTATTTTCCCTACTACTTGGGGAATATCATGGCCTTTTCATGGCTGACGGAGGGTCGCCGCTCTGCCTTTTGGTCCGATGTCTATGAAACAATAATTGCCTTTCCTATGGCGATAACCGTGATTCGTACCCTCATTAGTCCGAGGGGCAAAACCTTCAAAGTGACCCCCAAAGGGGTGGTGGATCCCCATCGCATCAATATCAACTGGCCCTTGATTCGTCCTCTGATGATCATTGCCATTTTGACAATTGGGGGTCTGATTTGGCGCAGTTCTCCCCTTCAAGAGACTATTGTCAATCCCGATAGCTTGGCGGTGAATGTCGTCTGGTCAATTTATAACCTGTCACTGCTGTTGGTGTGTATGCTGGTGGCCATTGATGTGCCCCAGCGGCGCCATCCGCGCTTCTTGCGCTCTGAACCCTGTGAATTGATTGTTGGGGGCGATCGCTACCGCGGGCAAACCGTTGATATTTCCGAAGAAGGGGTACGGATACGCCTCAACCGTTTTCCGCCAGAATCGCTCGGTCAGTCAGTGGGTGAACTGCACTTCCTTGAGCCCAGTCCCTTCATCAACCTACGCTTACCGGTCCAAGTGCGTTGGTCAAGAACTGCAAACCTAGGCAGCAAGAGCCTAGTGCTAGAAATTGGTGTTCAATTTCTCTCCTTGTCTATTGCACAACAACGGCACCTGATTAACTATCTCTACTGTCAACCAGGTCAATGGGATGAGGTGCGTGTTCCTGAAGTTAAAACCACTTGGGCACTGCTGCAGAGTATCTTTCGCTTGTATCCCCTTGCAGAGAGCCGCTAA
- a CDS encoding Uma2 family endonuclease: protein MSTQPSPQLSPEDYLQWETQNGVKHEYSNGQIYAIAGASDAHVTLALNLATLLHPTVRQQGCRLYISDMKVRLEERNCFYYPDLFVTCDPRDQETRLYKSFPCLVIEVLSPSTEAFDRGDKFIDYQSLESLEEYVLVNTRRQRLESFRRSSSGLWVWQAYSPPEDGVELKSIGWQGHLSAIYEDVTLEP from the coding sequence ATGAGCACGCAACCTTCGCCGCAACTGAGTCCTGAAGACTATTTGCAATGGGAAACCCAAAATGGGGTTAAGCACGAGTACAGCAACGGCCAAATATATGCCATAGCAGGAGCTAGTGATGCCCACGTCACCCTAGCCTTGAATTTGGCTACCCTTTTACACCCCACTGTGCGGCAACAGGGTTGTCGTCTCTACATTTCAGATATGAAAGTGCGCCTAGAAGAGCGCAACTGCTTTTACTATCCAGATCTATTTGTAACCTGTGATCCACGGGATCAGGAAACACGGCTCTATAAATCCTTCCCTTGCTTGGTGATTGAGGTGCTCTCTCCCTCAACCGAGGCCTTTGATCGCGGCGATAAATTCATTGACTATCAAAGCCTTGAGAGCCTCGAGGAATATGTACTGGTTAATACCCGCCGCCAGCGATTGGAAAGCTTTCGTCGCAGTAGCTCAGGCTTATGGGTTTGGCAGGCCTACTCCCCCCCAGAAGATGGGGTTGAGCTCAAGAGCATTGGCTGGCAAGGCCACCTATCTGCCATTTATGAAGATGTTACCCTAGAGCCCTAA
- a CDS encoding CapA family protein has translation MTASLDLIWQQARQGEAEAIAHLMNRTLQAKGVRALVRRRGDCLQIMFEAARSLPPQVCVQFVCRGLRQLAPQGVLRVRLHARLVGEEWPEWTQTVDLRETLPAAPPLQASSSSNAAIPATPRSHQAVSAFGLGLLAIAGTGAVALTLQHQLSVDAPPSGAPSPALTTPEPDVSLVSPPPAPSDRRLRIKAVGDIVLGTNFPRNRLPADPQKLFDQVKPYLQGADFLFGNYESTLTDHPHPYKKTQGDRAFAFRSPPSYAQVLRQAGFDILNIANNHSYDFNEQGFRDTIRYINAAGMTAIGDLNQITYLEAKGLKTAFIGFATYYGQNRLQDHRAGAALVQEAKKNADIVVVSFHGGAEGSDQIHTRDRTEYFYGEDRGNVVQFARTMIDNGADLVLGHGPHVPRALELYKGRLIAYSLGNFVGYQTLSSHGPLGKSLILDVELDGSGRFIQGKVIPVRLDAKGIPHIDQNFASVQLIRRLIQADFPNTPLQIGRFGEILNSYSQS, from the coding sequence ATGACCGCTTCCCTTGATTTGATTTGGCAGCAGGCACGTCAGGGTGAAGCAGAGGCCATTGCCCATTTAATGAACCGCACACTCCAAGCCAAGGGGGTGCGCGCCCTCGTGCGGCGGCGGGGCGACTGTTTACAAATTATGTTTGAAGCGGCGCGATCGCTCCCCCCACAAGTCTGTGTTCAGTTTGTTTGCCGAGGTCTCAGGCAATTGGCGCCCCAAGGGGTTCTGCGGGTGCGGCTCCATGCTCGGCTTGTTGGCGAAGAATGGCCAGAATGGACACAGACCGTTGACTTACGGGAAACCTTACCGGCGGCGCCGCCTCTTCAAGCAAGTTCCAGCTCAAATGCAGCTATACCTGCCACGCCACGGTCTCATCAGGCGGTGAGTGCCTTTGGCCTCGGTTTGCTGGCGATCGCAGGCACCGGTGCCGTTGCCCTGACATTGCAACATCAACTCAGTGTCGATGCCCCACCCAGTGGGGCACCCAGTCCAGCCCTGACAACCCCTGAGCCTGATGTGTCCCTTGTGTCCCCCCCACCCGCCCCTAGCGATCGCCGCTTGCGGATTAAGGCGGTTGGCGATATTGTCCTTGGCACCAATTTCCCGAGGAACCGCCTGCCTGCGGATCCCCAAAAGCTCTTTGACCAAGTCAAACCCTATCTTCAGGGGGCAGATTTCCTCTTTGGCAATTATGAAAGTACCCTTACCGATCATCCCCATCCCTACAAAAAGACCCAGGGGGATCGCGCTTTTGCCTTTCGCTCACCGCCCAGCTATGCTCAGGTCTTACGCCAAGCTGGTTTTGACATCCTCAACATCGCCAACAACCACAGCTACGACTTCAACGAACAGGGATTTCGCGATACGATTCGCTACATCAACGCCGCTGGCATGACCGCCATTGGTGATCTCAATCAAATTACCTACCTTGAAGCCAAGGGCCTGAAAACCGCATTTATTGGCTTTGCCACCTACTACGGCCAAAATCGTCTTCAAGACCACAGGGCCGGTGCTGCCCTTGTGCAGGAGGCCAAGAAAAACGCTGACATTGTGGTTGTCAGTTTCCACGGCGGCGCCGAAGGCAGCGATCAAATTCATACCCGCGATCGCACGGAGTACTTCTATGGCGAAGACCGGGGCAATGTAGTTCAGTTTGCTCGCACCATGATTGACAATGGTGCCGATTTAGTTTTGGGTCATGGCCCCCATGTCCCCCGTGCCCTTGAATTGTACAAAGGCCGCCTTATTGCCTATTCCTTGGGGAACTTTGTCGGCTATCAGACTCTAAGCAGTCACGGCCCCCTTGGCAAGTCCCTGATCCTCGATGTTGAACTCGACGGTTCTGGTCGCTTCATTCAAGGAAAAGTCATTCCTGTACGCCTAGATGCCAAAGGGATTCCCCATATTGATCAAAACTTTGCCAGTGTGCAACTGATTCGCCGTTTAATCCAAGCCGACTTTCCCAACACTCCCTTGCAGATTGGACGCTTCGGCGAGATTCTCAACAGCTATTCCCAATCCTAG
- a CDS encoding retropepsin-like aspartic protease family protein yields MTQERGYWGYWALATLAGMVFLIAPAKGKPSVVLPETFYRAIANQDWATAVQILDQVIREYPQQAQALGSYRQELLRLQQLPPTPAPSGATVITQPRGMIPILRRQGGIPVIQVTFNQRLRFEMLVDSGASMTVITRSLARALGITPAQVVDHRLFHTANGPVVLPVVYVQSISVGGFHRQQLPVAVAGPEMTIGLLGQDFLQHFDVTLRQDHIQLQRRP; encoded by the coding sequence ATGACCCAAGAACGTGGATATTGGGGATATTGGGCACTAGCGACGCTGGCAGGCATGGTGTTCCTAATTGCTCCGGCCAAGGGAAAGCCTTCGGTTGTCCTGCCAGAAACTTTTTATCGGGCGATCGCCAACCAAGACTGGGCAACAGCGGTGCAAATTCTCGATCAGGTCATTCGTGAGTATCCCCAACAGGCCCAAGCCCTTGGCAGCTATCGTCAAGAATTGCTACGACTGCAACAACTGCCCCCAACCCCTGCTCCCTCAGGGGCAACAGTGATCACTCAACCCAGGGGCATGATACCGATTCTACGGCGACAGGGAGGGATTCCCGTTATTCAAGTGACGTTTAACCAACGACTGCGGTTTGAGATGCTGGTGGACTCAGGAGCCAGTATGACGGTGATTACGCGATCGCTGGCACGGGCTTTAGGCATTACCCCAGCTCAAGTGGTGGATCATCGCCTGTTTCATACTGCCAATGGTCCAGTGGTGCTGCCAGTTGTCTATGTCCAATCCATCAGCGTCGGTGGCTTCCATCGTCAGCAATTGCCCGTTGCCGTGGCTGGGCCTGAAATGACCATTGGCCTTTTGGGACAAGATTTTCTTCAGCATTTCGATGTCACTTTGCGGCAAGATCATATTCAGTTGCAGCGTCGTCCGTAG
- a CDS encoding HlyD family secretion protein: MTNSSSSAAATKPPGSNERRRIFRIVRIGLGITLIGLAVYLLWWRQRYVVSRVGYLNGTVMTLYARIAGTLTLEPLRPGELLKAGTTIGFIRNDRNPQLETDRQNLETRLGVALAQQRGLQEKRNSRMALIAQLERYQQSQHILETRFAQEAVQRTLGELRQAQEALAIARIEAERYTALVEAGAVARQVADEAVSRAKQAAKFVESQQAELRRQQTALQAARQGLQLDASRTFSFPQIRLIDLQIEVVDIDAELLALATTIAELRREIANIKQQLSLQRLATVNVPTTVVVWSVIHKTGEFGIPLAAGDPIVKVLDCSDVWATALVAERENPRLRVGQEATVRLLDGSDRRLRGIVRAIRGGPGKVEVGENVAVPPPDLVRNELAVDVQLQNLPEDFSAERFCGVGQSVEVVFGG; this comes from the coding sequence ATGACTAACTCATCTTCCAGTGCAGCTGCCACCAAACCCCCAGGCAGTAACGAACGACGCCGCATTTTTCGTATCGTTCGCATCGGTCTTGGCATCACCCTTATTGGCCTAGCTGTGTATCTCCTCTGGTGGCGACAGCGGTATGTGGTCAGCCGCGTGGGCTACCTCAATGGCACAGTGATGACACTCTATGCCAGAATTGCCGGTACATTAACCCTGGAACCGCTGCGCCCCGGCGAGCTCCTGAAAGCAGGAACGACTATTGGCTTCATCCGCAACGATCGCAATCCTCAACTGGAAACCGATCGCCAGAATTTGGAAACCCGACTCGGTGTTGCCCTTGCCCAACAGCGCGGTCTGCAAGAGAAACGCAACAGCCGCATGGCTTTGATTGCTCAACTGGAGCGCTATCAGCAAAGTCAACACATCCTTGAAACCCGCTTTGCCCAAGAAGCAGTACAGCGCACCCTCGGAGAACTCCGCCAAGCTCAAGAAGCGTTGGCCATTGCCCGCATTGAAGCCGAGCGCTATACCGCTTTGGTGGAAGCAGGCGCTGTGGCTCGCCAAGTCGCCGATGAAGCCGTTTCCCGTGCCAAGCAAGCGGCGAAATTTGTTGAGAGTCAACAGGCCGAACTGCGCCGCCAACAAACAGCTCTCCAAGCGGCTCGCCAAGGACTGCAACTGGATGCTTCGCGTACCTTTAGCTTTCCCCAAATCCGCCTCATTGATTTGCAAATTGAAGTTGTTGATATTGACGCTGAACTTTTGGCACTAGCCACAACCATTGCCGAGCTCCGCCGTGAAATTGCCAATATCAAACAGCAACTTTCCCTGCAACGCCTGGCGACCGTGAACGTACCGACCACCGTGGTCGTTTGGTCAGTGATCCACAAAACAGGGGAGTTCGGTATTCCCCTGGCAGCGGGCGATCCGATCGTTAAAGTTCTAGATTGCAGTGATGTCTGGGCAACGGCATTGGTAGCCGAGCGAGAAAATCCTCGTCTGCGGGTGGGTCAAGAGGCTACTGTGCGCTTGCTGGATGGGAGCGATCGCCGGCTTAGGGGCATTGTGCGGGCGATTCGTGGTGGCCCTGGCAAAGTTGAAGTGGGGGAAAACGTGGCCGTGCCCCCTCCGGATCTGGTGCGCAACGAACTGGCGGTTGACGTTCAACTCCAGAACCTACCAGAAGACTTCAGTGCCGAACGTTTCTGCGGTGTTGGTCAAAGTGTTGAAGTGGTGTTTGGAGGCTAA